One region of Sulfuricurvum sp. IAE1 genomic DNA includes:
- the hrpB gene encoding ATP-dependent helicase HrpB, whose protein sequence is MEFSALPIAERIDTIRSELLSSNRLILQAPPGAGKTTAVPLSLLDEPWLGEKKIILLSPRRIAARTAAMRMAQMLGEPLGERVGYHIRGERRCGNRTRILVITEGILTRYLQNDPALEEAALVIFDEFHERNLHSDLSLAFALQAQEALREDLKLLVMSATLDTRGLSELMGHPPIITSEGRSYPVDIVYRPPSAALPDPKNLTGETFRTVLEALRSDEGDILVFLPGEREIRDLAARLEGARDTFPGLLIAPLYGNLTREEQQSAILPASRRKIVLATNIAETSLTIEGIRIVIDTGFERLSRFDPAVGMERLVTQRISRASADQRAGRAGRTSAGKCYRMWSEYAHHALSPFRHPDILTADLAPLALELAAWGSDDLRWIDPPNPSHLSHARELLRELGALEGNITPHGREILSLGLHPRAAHMLLGSRGLGFEGEAILLAVLVSERDFIPADERFSDIGERFRILRNALASNRVGTHLQTHVQAVRDIARRLGTPLQWSENMAGETLAVLLSFAYPDRIARARGGGKFLTFEGKEAYLPPNDPLATAEWLVIARSDGDAKSARIHLAALLEETALRHYHPGLFSSETLVEWNPQTRRVEARALERLGAVLLSSRPIPDPDPEKTKAALLEGIRLHGLESLGWDDNVRQLRSRLIALKHHCPQHCDTDFSDDALLCGLESWLLPHLGGERSLAECAAMAWEEILLSSLSWESRCEFDRLLPKRFKAPTGSEIAIDYRDPDAPVLAVRIQEMFGTTSHPSVLAGKLPLTLHLLSPAHRPIQITRDLVGFWSGSYAEVKKELKGRYPKHYWPDDPAIAQATKKTKKFMEG, encoded by the coding sequence ATGGAGTTTTCGGCTCTTCCGATTGCCGAGCGGATCGACACGATCCGCTCGGAACTGCTCTCTTCCAACCGCCTTATCCTCCAAGCCCCGCCCGGAGCGGGTAAAACGACTGCCGTTCCCCTTTCGCTGCTGGATGAGCCGTGGCTTGGGGAGAAAAAAATCATCCTTCTCTCCCCCAGACGTATCGCCGCACGTACGGCCGCGATGCGTATGGCCCAGATGCTGGGCGAACCCCTCGGCGAGAGGGTCGGATACCACATCCGCGGAGAACGCCGCTGCGGGAACCGGACGCGCATCCTCGTCATTACCGAGGGGATACTGACCCGCTATCTCCAAAACGACCCCGCCCTCGAAGAAGCCGCTTTGGTGATTTTCGACGAATTTCACGAACGAAACCTCCACAGCGACCTCTCGCTTGCTTTTGCCCTTCAGGCGCAGGAGGCGCTCCGCGAGGACCTGAAACTGCTGGTGATGTCGGCTACCCTCGATACCCGCGGGCTCAGCGAACTGATGGGACACCCTCCCATCATCACGAGCGAGGGGCGCAGTTATCCCGTCGATATCGTCTACCGTCCCCCTTCGGCCGCTCTCCCCGATCCCAAGAACCTTACCGGCGAAACGTTCCGTACCGTACTCGAAGCGCTCCGCAGCGACGAGGGGGATATTCTCGTATTCCTCCCCGGCGAGCGGGAAATCCGTGATCTTGCGGCACGTCTGGAGGGGGCACGCGATACGTTCCCGGGTCTGCTGATCGCCCCGTTGTACGGAAACCTCACCCGCGAAGAGCAGCAATCCGCCATCCTCCCCGCATCGCGGCGCAAAATCGTCCTCGCGACCAACATCGCCGAAACAAGCCTTACCATCGAAGGGATCCGCATCGTTATCGACACGGGTTTCGAACGTCTCTCCCGGTTCGATCCCGCTGTCGGTATGGAGCGCCTCGTAACCCAGCGCATTTCACGCGCGTCGGCCGATCAGCGTGCGGGACGCGCGGGACGAACCTCGGCAGGGAAATGTTACCGGATGTGGAGCGAATACGCCCATCACGCACTGAGCCCCTTCCGCCACCCCGACATTCTCACCGCCGATCTCGCCCCGCTCGCCCTCGAGCTGGCCGCATGGGGTTCGGACGACTTGCGGTGGATCGATCCGCCCAATCCCTCGCACCTCTCGCACGCACGCGAACTGTTACGCGAACTGGGGGCTTTGGAAGGAAATATCACCCCGCACGGGCGGGAAATCCTCTCGCTTGGGCTTCATCCCCGTGCGGCCCACATGCTGCTAGGCTCACGCGGACTCGGCTTTGAGGGCGAAGCGATCCTCCTCGCGGTCCTCGTTTCCGAACGCGATTTCATCCCCGCAGACGAGCGCTTCAGCGACATCGGCGAACGCTTTCGCATCCTGCGAAACGCGCTGGCTTCCAACCGCGTCGGAACGCACCTCCAGACCCATGTTCAAGCGGTGCGCGACATCGCACGCCGACTCGGCACCCCGCTTCAATGGAGCGAAAACATGGCGGGCGAAACGCTCGCCGTGCTCCTCTCGTTCGCCTATCCCGACCGCATCGCCCGTGCACGGGGAGGCGGAAAATTTCTCACCTTCGAGGGGAAAGAGGCATACCTCCCCCCTAACGATCCTCTCGCAACCGCCGAATGGCTCGTCATTGCCCGCAGCGACGGAGACGCCAAAAGTGCGCGGATCCATCTGGCGGCCTTGCTTGAGGAAACGGCATTGCGACACTACCATCCCGGACTCTTTAGCTCCGAAACCCTCGTCGAATGGAACCCTCAGACCCGACGGGTCGAAGCCCGCGCGCTTGAACGCCTCGGAGCGGTGCTCCTTTCCAGCCGCCCGATCCCCGATCCCGATCCGGAAAAAACCAAAGCCGCCCTTTTAGAGGGTATCCGCCTCCACGGTCTCGAATCGCTCGGATGGGACGATAATGTCCGGCAATTGCGCTCGCGCCTCATCGCATTGAAACATCACTGCCCGCAGCACTGCGACACCGATTTCAGCGACGACGCGCTGTTGTGCGGACTGGAATCGTGGCTTCTCCCCCATCTGGGTGGGGAACGCTCGCTCGCAGAATGCGCCGCTATGGCATGGGAAGAGATTTTGCTCTCTTCGCTCTCCTGGGAGAGCCGGTGCGAATTCGACCGTCTTTTGCCCAAGCGTTTCAAAGCCCCCACGGGGAGTGAAATCGCTATCGACTATCGTGATCCCGACGCACCCGTGCTTGCCGTACGGATACAGGAGATGTTCGGAACGACCAGCCACCCCTCGGTACTGGCGGGAAAACTGCCCCTGACGCTCCATCTCCTCTCCCCCGCGCACCGCCCGATTCAGATAACCCGCGATCTGGTCGGGTTTTGGAGCGGCTCGTACGCAGAGGTCAAAAAAGAGCTCAAAGGGCGCTACCCCAAGCACTACTGGCCCGACGACCCGGCAATAGCCCAGGCGACGAAAAAAACAAAGAAATTTATGGAGGGTTAA
- the recR gene encoding recombination mediator RecR — MKRSLDKFNRLVDALQSLPTIGQKSATRLAYHMVMHDSFGALKLAHAIESAISGLRKCRSCGGLSEDELCPICSDEHRNHELLCIVENAKDILTFEENGLFEGRYFVLDSLDELDVSHLRDVVNSGIKEVIFALTPSIANQGVILYIEDKLADCNVRFTRIAQGVPTGVSLENVDILSLTRALEDRVSI, encoded by the coding sequence ATGAAACGATCCCTGGACAAATTCAACCGCCTCGTCGACGCTTTGCAGAGTCTGCCGACGATCGGACAGAAATCGGCGACGCGGCTGGCGTATCATATGGTCATGCATGACAGTTTCGGCGCGCTCAAACTCGCCCATGCGATCGAAAGCGCGATCTCCGGCCTGAGAAAATGCCGTTCGTGCGGCGGTCTGAGTGAAGACGAGCTCTGTCCCATCTGCAGCGACGAGCACCGTAACCACGAGTTGCTCTGCATCGTCGAAAACGCCAAAGACATCCTCACGTTCGAGGAAAACGGCCTGTTCGAAGGACGTTATTTCGTCCTCGACTCACTCGATGAGCTCGACGTCTCCCATCTGCGCGATGTCGTCAACAGCGGAATCAAAGAGGTGATTTTCGCTCTTACCCCCTCGATCGCCAATCAGGGGGTGATTCTCTACATCGAGGACAAGCTCGCCGACTGCAACGTCCGCTTTACCCGTATCGCGCAGGGGGTTCCGACGGGGGTGAGTTTGGAGAACGTCGATATCCTCTCCCTTACCCGCGCGCTCGAAGACCGCGTGAGCATTTAA
- a CDS encoding putative glycoside hydrolase encodes MKAFALLAAVVTLSWGAPAMTKGTVLDKQTQKPIAGAIVTANGKEYRTDAEGNFAIPASKKIGVRALGYDRKFYAGSGKMFLSPVTPKAIYLSSFGATSSKLMGNAKELIKSTEINALVIDIKMDRGQIAYRTANPTANKIGAQEVILFKDLKKFVADLKGQGIYTIARIVTFKDSPFVTANPHLGVRRSDGTLFQDKEGLYWIDASRREAWDYPIAIAKESAAAGFDEIQFDYIRFPDARGVKFAVENTQAERVKAISGFLESARRQLLPYNVFVSADIFGYVSWHNADIEIGQRVDAIAPFVDYMCPMLYPSGFNAGIPGYTNPVAANYEIVKLSLDKALEKSGTSPKAFRPWLQAFRDYAFDRRIYGEKEIRDQIRASEDFGSNGWILWNPRNVYTAAGLMRENQNVTQVSKPSPAKAEKPAS; translated from the coding sequence GTGAAAGCATTTGCGCTTTTAGCCGCCGTCGTTACACTGTCGTGGGGAGCCCCCGCCATGACCAAAGGGACCGTTCTGGACAAACAGACCCAAAAGCCGATCGCAGGCGCGATCGTCACCGCCAACGGTAAAGAATACCGCACCGACGCGGAAGGCAATTTTGCCATTCCCGCTTCGAAAAAGATCGGGGTCCGCGCCCTAGGGTATGACCGGAAATTCTACGCCGGGAGCGGGAAAATGTTCCTCAGCCCCGTTACGCCCAAAGCGATTTATCTCTCCAGCTTCGGAGCCACCAGTTCGAAACTGATGGGCAACGCCAAGGAGCTCATCAAATCGACCGAAATCAACGCCCTCGTCATCGACATCAAAATGGACCGCGGCCAGATCGCCTACCGCACGGCGAATCCGACCGCAAACAAAATCGGGGCGCAGGAGGTCATCCTCTTCAAAGACCTCAAAAAATTCGTCGCCGACCTCAAAGGACAGGGAATCTATACGATCGCCCGTATCGTAACGTTTAAAGATTCCCCTTTCGTCACCGCCAATCCGCATCTGGGCGTCCGCCGCAGCGACGGAACCCTTTTCCAGGACAAAGAGGGACTCTACTGGATCGACGCTTCGCGTCGCGAAGCGTGGGATTACCCGATCGCCATCGCCAAAGAGAGTGCCGCGGCGGGATTTGACGAAATCCAGTTCGACTACATCCGCTTCCCCGATGCCAGAGGAGTGAAATTCGCCGTTGAGAATACGCAGGCCGAACGGGTCAAGGCGATTTCGGGCTTTCTCGAAAGCGCCCGCCGCCAGCTGCTCCCTTACAACGTTTTCGTCTCTGCCGATATATTCGGTTACGTCAGCTGGCACAACGCCGACATCGAAATCGGCCAGCGCGTCGACGCGATCGCCCCGTTCGTCGATTACATGTGCCCGATGCTCTACCCCAGCGGATTCAACGCCGGAATTCCAGGTTACACCAATCCCGTCGCCGCCAATTACGAAATCGTCAAACTCTCGCTCGACAAGGCCCTCGAAAAATCGGGAACGTCGCCCAAAGCGTTCCGTCCTTGGCTTCAGGCTTTCCGCGATTACGCTTTCGACCGCCGCATCTACGGCGAAAAGGAGATTCGTGACCAGATCCGCGCCAGCGAAGATTTCGGAAGCAACGGATGGATTTTGTGGAATCCGCGCAACGTCTACACCGCCGCAGGGCTGATGCGTGAAAACCAAAACGTCACCCAAGTCTCCAAACCAAGCCCCGCCAAAGCCGAAAAACCCGCATCTTAA
- the recQ gene encoding DNA helicase RecQ: MKQRYNATIKTKGPPLPHPPRDKYSVLKHTFGFSGFRPLQEEAVDAILSRRDLAMLLPTGGGKSLCYQLPTLLMDGITVVVSPLIALMHDQVLALKELGIEAEMISSTQDRQEQQEAFAKAKNKILKLLYVAPERLANGSFLAWLGTLDINFFVIDEAHCISEWGHEFRDDYRRLGELRSAFPHTPIAAFTATATPKVREDILSQLGLRDPLILRAPVLRKNISITVRERDGGWRTDLMNILKKHEGESGIVYAFSRRQTEELAEFLSKKGLKCSAYHAGMSSEQRRSVHQSFLNDETQIIVATVAFGMGIDKGDIRFVIHTSLPKTIENYYQEIGRAGRDGIDSEAVLFYSGSDFFTKKRLIDEGGDPQYREMTLSKLRAAMDYATSEECRHKTIAAYFSDTITPCGDKCDNCLDTQGSKKEITTPARMFLSAVYKTGERFGATYIGEVLCGEEKEKILSNGHERLSVFGIGKEMSKSVWGTIAKRLVELGALEPDEYKALHLTPLGAEILRGKQSVHIREERLSPKKAEKKSKAPHPNAPAHYEEFRALRATIARENGVPAYIVFGDKTLYELAERLPQTREEMLNVSGIGEVKYERYGEVFLELSRNIKGNG; the protein is encoded by the coding sequence ATGAAACAGCGGTATAATGCCACTATCAAAACAAAAGGCCCCCCCTTGCCCCACCCTCCCCGCGACAAATACTCCGTCCTCAAACACACCTTTGGATTTTCAGGTTTCAGACCGTTGCAGGAAGAGGCGGTGGATGCGATCCTCTCGCGCCGCGATCTGGCGATGCTACTCCCCACGGGAGGGGGGAAATCGCTGTGCTACCAGCTTCCGACGCTACTGATGGATGGGATCACGGTCGTCGTTTCCCCCCTCATCGCCCTGATGCACGACCAGGTCCTCGCGCTCAAAGAGCTGGGGATCGAGGCGGAGATGATCTCCTCAACGCAGGATCGGCAGGAGCAACAGGAGGCGTTCGCCAAGGCGAAAAACAAGATACTGAAGCTCCTCTACGTCGCCCCGGAGCGGCTGGCCAACGGCTCTTTCCTCGCGTGGCTGGGGACGCTCGATATCAATTTTTTCGTCATCGACGAGGCCCACTGTATCAGCGAATGGGGGCATGAGTTCCGCGACGACTACCGCAGGCTGGGTGAACTGCGCTCCGCGTTCCCCCACACCCCGATCGCCGCCTTCACCGCCACCGCGACGCCGAAGGTGCGCGAGGACATCCTCTCCCAGCTTGGGCTTCGCGACCCGCTGATCCTGCGTGCGCCCGTGCTGCGCAAAAACATTTCCATCACCGTACGAGAGCGCGACGGCGGATGGCGCACTGATCTGATGAACATCCTGAAAAAACACGAGGGGGAGAGCGGGATCGTCTACGCCTTCTCCCGCCGCCAGACCGAGGAGCTGGCCGAATTCCTCTCCAAAAAGGGGCTCAAATGCTCAGCCTACCATGCCGGGATGAGTTCCGAGCAGCGTCGCAGCGTCCACCAGTCGTTTCTGAACGACGAGACGCAGATCATCGTCGCGACCGTCGCATTCGGGATGGGGATCGACAAGGGAGACATCCGCTTCGTCATCCACACCTCGCTTCCCAAGACGATCGAAAATTATTATCAGGAGATCGGGCGGGCCGGGCGCGACGGGATCGATTCGGAGGCGGTGCTGTTCTACTCGGGGAGCGATTTTTTTACCAAAAAACGGCTCATAGACGAGGGGGGCGACCCGCAGTACCGGGAGATGACCCTTTCCAAGCTCCGCGCCGCGATGGACTACGCCACCTCGGAGGAGTGCCGCCACAAAACGATCGCGGCCTATTTCAGCGACACGATCACCCCCTGCGGTGATAAATGCGACAACTGTCTGGACACACAGGGGAGCAAAAAGGAGATCACGACCCCCGCCCGGATGTTCCTCTCGGCCGTCTACAAGACGGGGGAGCGGTTCGGCGCGACCTACATCGGCGAGGTGCTCTGCGGGGAGGAGAAGGAGAAAATCCTCTCCAACGGCCACGAACGCCTCAGCGTCTTCGGGATCGGCAAAGAGATGAGCAAGAGCGTGTGGGGGACGATTGCCAAACGGCTCGTCGAGCTGGGAGCATTGGAGCCCGATGAGTACAAGGCGCTCCACCTCACCCCTCTGGGGGCGGAAATCCTGAGAGGAAAACAAAGCGTCCATATCCGCGAAGAGCGGCTGAGCCCCAAAAAAGCGGAAAAGAAATCCAAAGCCCCCCATCCGAACGCCCCTGCGCATTACGAGGAGTTCAGGGCATTACGCGCCACCATCGCCCGAGAAAACGGCGTCCCCGCCTACATCGTATTCGGCGACAAGACCCTCTACGAACTGGCTGAACGGCTTCCGCAGACGCGGGAGGAGATGCTGAACGTCAGCGGAATCGGGGAAGTGAAGTACGAGCGGTACGGGGAAGTGTTTCTGGAGCTCTCGCGAAACATCAAAGGAAACGGATAG
- the dnaJ gene encoding molecular chaperone DnaJ: MEELSYYEILEVSRNANGDEIKKAYRKMAKLYHPDRNPDDPDAEHKFKLCNEAYQVLSDEKQRSIYDRYGKEGLQGGMGSSRGGFGGFDDLGSIFEEMFNGFAGGGRRGGRSQADKFPLDMGVEMRISFKEAVFGCEKEITFTSKTSCKSCKGTGAKEGKVTGCSQCGGKGQVYMRQGFMTFSQTCPACHGEGTMASEKCPDCNGKSYTENQEKVTVKIPAGIDTGNRLRVSGRGNTGKSGVRGDLYVTFDVEEDSHFIRNGNDVYLEVPVFFTQAVLGEAITIPSLTGELTLELETGTKDTQQYRFRGEGISDVHGRGKGDLIAQVRLTYPSRLSGEQEELLLKLQESFGIESKPHESLFESAFEKVKGWFK; the protein is encoded by the coding sequence GTGGAAGAATTGAGCTATTATGAAATTTTGGAAGTAAGCCGCAACGCGAACGGCGACGAAATCAAAAAAGCCTACCGCAAAATGGCCAAACTCTACCATCCAGACCGTAACCCCGACGATCCGGACGCGGAACACAAATTCAAACTCTGCAACGAAGCCTACCAGGTCCTCAGCGACGAAAAACAGCGTTCCATCTACGACCGCTACGGCAAAGAGGGGCTTCAGGGGGGCATGGGCTCCTCGCGGGGCGGATTCGGCGGATTCGACGATCTGGGCAGCATTTTCGAAGAGATGTTCAACGGCTTTGCGGGAGGCGGACGCCGCGGAGGGCGTTCACAAGCCGATAAATTCCCCCTAGACATGGGCGTCGAGATGCGCATCAGTTTCAAAGAAGCGGTCTTCGGCTGCGAAAAAGAGATCACCTTTACTTCCAAAACCTCGTGCAAAAGCTGTAAAGGGACGGGAGCCAAAGAGGGTAAAGTAACCGGCTGTTCGCAATGCGGCGGAAAGGGACAGGTTTACATGCGCCAGGGCTTCATGACCTTCTCGCAGACGTGCCCCGCATGTCACGGCGAAGGGACGATGGCGAGCGAAAAATGCCCCGACTGTAACGGCAAAAGCTATACCGAGAACCAGGAGAAAGTAACCGTCAAAATTCCGGCCGGAATCGACACGGGCAACCGCCTGCGCGTTTCAGGACGCGGAAATACCGGCAAAAGCGGCGTACGGGGCGATCTGTACGTCACCTTCGACGTCGAAGAAGACAGCCACTTCATCCGTAACGGCAACGACGTCTACCTCGAAGTTCCCGTATTCTTTACCCAGGCGGTACTGGGCGAAGCGATCACGATCCCCTCGCTCACCGGCGAACTCACCCTCGAACTCGAAACGGGGACCAAAGACACCCAGCAGTACCGTTTCCGCGGCGAAGGGATCAGCGATGTTCACGGTCGCGGCAAGGGCGACCTCATCGCGCAGGTGCGCCTCACCTATCCCTCACGCCTCTCCGGCGAGCAGGAAGAACTTCTTCTCAAACTCCAGGAGAGCTTCGGCATCGAATCCAAACCCCACGAAAGCCTCTTCGAATCGGCCTTCGAAAAAGTCAAAGGGTGGTTCAAGTAA
- a CDS encoding DEAD/DEAH box helicase, with product MPFSTLNPTLQANLSALGYTDPTPIQTKVIPLMLRGRDILGAAQTGTGKTAAFALPILQQLGKGDADEIARPRALILVPTRELATQMTRAIRSYALGLDLRILNVFGGVNIDKQIASLSKGADLLIATPGRLIELNKQGHIPLSKISHLVLDEADTIMDMGFIREIEQIVDMLPPSRQTALFSATMTGAVKRLSERVLKRPLLVEIDNLKAADATIRQIVHPTEAERKRELLAYLIGSNNYPQVLVFTRTKAIADEVSEYLRESGLPCVTIHGDKKHGARDRALRDFREGKSRILVATDIAARGLDIDGLDVVINYDIPHIASDYIHRIGRTGRAGKEGTAITLLSASESLSWKKIVAMLGKNVEIVPVAGFEPPSTDGLVKTRGKSMSKEAEKKGRTPGAFGNKKKKEPVQPKHIGKRGPRVAREEEPKKAAPKKGKGRGR from the coding sequence ATGCCCTTTTCGACATTGAACCCCACGCTTCAGGCCAATCTTTCCGCACTCGGCTATACCGACCCGACGCCGATTCAGACGAAAGTCATCCCGCTGATGCTTCGGGGTCGGGATATCCTCGGCGCGGCGCAGACGGGGACGGGAAAAACGGCCGCATTCGCGTTGCCGATCCTCCAGCAGCTCGGAAAAGGCGATGCCGACGAGATCGCGCGTCCCCGTGCGCTCATCCTCGTCCCCACGCGTGAGTTGGCTACCCAGATGACCCGCGCGATCCGCTCATACGCGCTGGGCCTCGATCTGCGGATACTCAACGTCTTCGGCGGGGTGAACATCGACAAACAGATCGCGTCGCTTTCCAAAGGAGCCGACCTGCTGATCGCAACCCCCGGACGCCTGATCGAGCTGAATAAGCAGGGGCATATCCCCCTCTCAAAAATCAGCCATCTCGTTCTCGATGAGGCTGACACGATCATGGATATGGGATTTATCCGCGAAATCGAACAGATCGTCGACATGCTGCCTCCCTCACGTCAGACAGCACTTTTTTCGGCAACGATGACGGGGGCCGTCAAACGACTTTCGGAGCGGGTCCTTAAGCGCCCGCTGCTGGTCGAAATCGACAATCTCAAAGCCGCCGACGCCACGATCCGCCAGATCGTCCATCCGACCGAAGCCGAGCGTAAACGGGAATTGCTGGCGTACCTGATCGGCTCGAATAACTATCCCCAGGTTCTGGTCTTTACCCGTACCAAGGCAATCGCCGACGAGGTGAGCGAATACCTGCGCGAAAGCGGTCTGCCCTGCGTTACGATCCACGGGGACAAAAAACACGGTGCGCGCGACCGTGCGCTGCGCGATTTTCGGGAAGGGAAAAGCCGCATCCTCGTCGCTACCGACATTGCCGCGCGCGGACTCGATATCGATGGACTCGACGTCGTCATCAACTACGACATCCCCCACATCGCCAGCGACTACATCCACCGGATCGGCCGTACCGGACGGGCGGGCAAAGAGGGGACGGCGATAACGCTTCTTTCCGCTTCCGAATCGCTCTCGTGGAAAAAAATCGTCGCGATGCTGGGCAAAAACGTCGAGATCGTTCCGGTAGCGGGATTCGAACCGCCCTCAACCGACGGCCTGGTCAAAACGCGGGGCAAAAGCATGAGCAAAGAAGCGGAGAAAAAAGGGCGCACTCCCGGAGCGTTCGGGAACAAAAAGAAAAAAGAACCGGTACAGCCCAAACATATCGGCAAGCGCGGGCCGCGCGTGGCACGTGAAGAGGAACCGAAAAAAGCGGCTCCCAAAAAAGGAAAAGGGCGGGGGAGATAA
- a CDS encoding Tex-like N-terminal domain-containing protein — translation MTPLIDLLSQKTNISPKNVANILGLLEEGATIPFIARYRKEMTGGASDEQLRAFEEVYGYAKRLLERKEEVLRLIGERGHLSDEVRSRLDAAQSLQEVEDIYRPYKEKKNTRAASAIASGLEPLANLLESGRLEKGEFLQKAAQFVKGTVKSADEAVQGARDILAERYSDDPRERDHWRRQMMEYSSFEIKGAKGLKEDGLYAKLAGKSERISSIPSHRYLALMRGVAEKELSVKISIDTERVAQSIERFRIPRHAKSSKELLMEAYMDGFKRLLFPSLEREVLALIKERSDAQAIATFGKNLSQLLITPPVAKHAILGVDPAYRTGCKLAVVDANGTYVTHAVIYPTPPQSDYEKSAKTVKEFAQRYGIDAVAIGNGTGSRETQEFFARLNREEGLNLAYTVVSEAGASVYSASKIAQEEYPQLDVTIRGAISIAQRLRDPMAALVKIDPKSLGIGQYQHDVNQKLLEKKLGDVTEDLVSRVGVDPNSASVSLLSYVAGVGNKVAKAIVEHREKRGAFRSKAELLKVKGLGAKAYEQCAGFFRIRGGKSVLDNTGVHPESYGAASALMERYDVQGITKEQLPAIARELGIGEATLGDIVAELKKPGFDPRESLPPIAFRSDLTDIKELKPGSIVSGVVRNIADFGAFVDIGLKNDGLIHISQMSEKRIAHPLEVLSVNQQLGRIRVLEVDVEKQKVSLSLKEE, via the coding sequence ATGACCCCTCTGATCGACCTTCTCAGCCAAAAAACGAATATCTCCCCTAAAAACGTCGCCAATATCCTGGGGCTCCTCGAAGAAGGCGCCACGATCCCCTTCATCGCCCGCTACCGCAAGGAGATGACGGGGGGTGCGAGCGACGAGCAGCTTCGCGCGTTCGAGGAGGTGTACGGCTACGCCAAAAGACTGCTGGAGCGCAAGGAGGAGGTGCTGCGTCTGATCGGCGAGCGGGGGCATCTGAGCGATGAGGTGCGCTCCCGCCTCGACGCGGCGCAGAGCCTGCAGGAGGTGGAGGATATCTACCGCCCCTACAAGGAGAAGAAAAACACCCGCGCCGCGAGCGCGATCGCCTCTGGACTGGAACCTCTGGCGAATCTGCTGGAGAGTGGACGGCTCGAGAAGGGGGAGTTTCTCCAAAAAGCGGCGCAGTTTGTCAAGGGCACGGTGAAATCGGCCGATGAGGCGGTGCAGGGGGCGAGAGACATCCTCGCCGAGCGCTACAGCGACGATCCGCGCGAGCGGGACCACTGGCGGCGGCAGATGATGGAATACTCCTCGTTCGAGATCAAGGGGGCCAAGGGGCTGAAAGAGGACGGTCTGTACGCCAAGCTCGCGGGCAAAAGCGAGCGGATTTCCTCCATCCCCTCCCACCGCTACCTCGCCCTGATGCGCGGCGTTGCCGAAAAGGAGCTGAGTGTCAAAATCTCCATTGACACGGAGCGGGTCGCGCAGTCGATCGAGCGGTTCCGCATCCCCCGCCACGCCAAAAGCTCCAAAGAACTCCTGATGGAGGCGTATATGGACGGCTTCAAGCGGCTGTTGTTCCCCTCGCTGGAGAGGGAAGTCCTTGCCCTGATCAAGGAGCGTTCTGACGCGCAGGCGATAGCGACGTTCGGCAAAAACCTCTCGCAGCTTCTCATCACCCCTCCGGTGGCCAAACACGCGATCCTTGGGGTCGATCCGGCCTACCGTACGGGGTGCAAGCTCGCCGTCGTGGACGCCAACGGCACCTATGTGACCCATGCGGTGATCTACCCGACCCCGCCGCAGTCCGATTACGAGAAGTCGGCCAAAACGGTGAAGGAGTTCGCGCAGCGCTACGGGATCGATGCCGTAGCGATCGGCAACGGAACGGGATCGCGGGAGACGCAGGAGTTTTTCGCCCGGCTCAACCGCGAGGAGGGGCTGAACCTCGCCTACACGGTCGTGAGCGAAGCGGGGGCGTCGGTCTATTCGGCCTCGAAGATCGCGCAGGAGGAGTACCCGCAGCTTGATGTCACGATCCGCGGCGCGATCTCGATCGCCCAGCGGCTTCGCGACCCGATGGCGGCGCTCGTGAAGATCGATCCCAAATCGCTGGGGATCGGGCAGTACCAGCACGACGTCAACCAGAAGCTGCTGGAGAAGAAACTGGGCGACGTGACCGAAGACCTCGTCAGCCGTGTCGGGGTCGACCCCAACAGCGCCTCGGTCTCCTTGCTCTCCTACGTCGCGGGGGTGGGGAACAAGGTCGCCAAAGCGATCGTCGAACACCGTGAGAAAAGAGGGGCGTTTCGCTCCAAAGCGGAGCTGCTGAAGGTCAAGGGGCTGGGGGCCAAGGCGTACGAACAGTGCGCGGGGTTCTTCCGTATTCGTGGCGGCAAAAGCGTCCTCGATAATACGGGCGTTCACCCCGAGAGCTACGGCGCGGCGTCGGCGCTGATGGAGCGCTACGACGTACAGGGCATCACGAAAGAGCAGCTCCCCGCCATCGCGCGCGAGCTGGGGATCGGGGAGGCGACGCTGGGAGACATCGTCGCGGAATTGAAAAAACCGGGGTTCGACCCCCGCGAATCTCTCCCCCCGATCGCTTTTCGCTCCGATCTGACCGACATCAAAGAGCTGAAACCCGGCTCGATTGTCTCGGGGGTCGTCCGCAACATCGCCGATTTCGGCGCGTTTGTCGACATCGGGCTCAAAAACGACGGCCTCATCCATATCTCCCAGATGTCGGAAAAACGAATCGCCCACCCTCTCGAGGTGCTCAGCGTCAATCAGCAGCTGGGGCGTATCCGGGTGCTCGAGGTGGATGTCGAAAAGCAGAAAGTGTCGCTCAGTCTGAAGGAAGAGTA